The Terriglobales bacterium sequence CCCCAGGTACACCTCGACCTCGACGATCCGTCCCGCGATCTCCCGCCCGCGCTCCCGCCGCACCAGCACCTTGCCCAGCAACTCCCGGGCAACCTTTCGCGGGTCGCGGGCATAGAACCTTCTGGGCAGTGTACGAACGGGTGACCCCTTCGCCTCCGGCGCTCTTGCAATTCTGGGCGTCACAAGAGATATTCTCAGCAACTCTGGCCGCGGTTGAAATCCTGCATGAAGGAGCACGATTCTATGACATCGCGGGCAGCCAAGACTGTTCTAGCCCTTCTCGCCCTGACCACCCTGGCAGTGGCAGCCACCATTCCCAACGGCACCCACATCACCGTGCGCACCGCCTCGGCCATCTCTTCCGGCACGGCTCGTTCCGGTGAACTCGTCGACGCCACGTTGGCCAACGACGTCGTGGTGAACGGACAAACTATCGCCAAAGCCGGCTCGCCGGCGAAGCTCCGGGTCACCTATGTTCGCCCCAGCGGCCGCTTGAGCAAGCCAGGACTGGTGACCGTGCGCCTGGCGTCCATCAACGGACAAACCGTCCACACGACCGCCGTGAGCCGTCAGGGTAAGAGCCACACCAAGAGCAACGTCACCAAGATCGGGGGTGGTGCTGCGGCGGGCGCTCTCATCGGCGGATTGGCTGGCGGCGGAAAGGGAGCCGCCATCGGGGCCGGGGTCGGTGCGGGCGCCGGCACCGGCGTCGCCGCCGCCACCGGCAAGCAGGAGGCGGTCATCCCCTCCGAAGCCGCCCTCACCTTCACCGTCCAGTAGTCTTCCCGTCCTCTGTGGTGGAGCCCTTCATCACAGAGGACTTTATTTTCCTGACGGCTGAAAGCTGATGGCTGACGGCTATTTCAGCGCCGCCAGCACTTCTTCCGCGTGCCCATCGGCCTTCACTTTGGCGAATACCCGCTTGACCTTCCCATCTGGCCCGATCAGGAACGTGCTGCGCTCGATGCCCATCACTTTCTTCCCATACATGTTCTTCTCTTTGAGCACCTCGAACGCCTTGGCCAGCTGCTTGTCGGGGTCCGACAGCAGGGTGAAAGGCAGGTCGTACTTCTCCTGGAATCTCTTCTGGCGCTCGGGCGGGTCGGGCGATACCCCGATCACCGTCGCCCCGGCCTTCTGGATCTTCTTATATGCGTCGCGGAACCCGCACGCTTCGATGGTTCAACCGGGCGTATCGGCCTTGGGAAAGAAGTACAGCACCACGTTCTTTCCCTTGAGGTCATTCCGCGACACGGTTTTGCCGTTCTCATCCAGCAGACTAAAATCAGGTAGCTTGTCGT is a genomic window containing:
- the bcp gene encoding thioredoxin-dependent thiol peroxidase → MDVDDKLPDFSLLDENGKTVSRNDLKGKNVVLYFFPKADTPGUTIEACGFRDAYKKIQKAGATVIGVSPDPPERQKRFQEKYDLPFTLLSDPDKQLAKAFEVLKEKNMYGKKVMGIERSTFLIGPDGKVKRVFAKVKADGHAEEVLAALK